DNA sequence from the Cucumis melo cultivar AY chromosome 6, USDA_Cmelo_AY_1.0, whole genome shotgun sequence genome:
GAAAAGGTCacattaaataaaataaaatcatgaagaaaaaaaacaataataataaaaagagaaaggatgaaacaattaaataagattgtcaaatttttttaaaaaagttaacaactttgttcatttatttatttatttatttattttgcaaCATCACCAACACATTTATCTCTAcacaaatttaataataatttacaTATTTAACACATCCACTCAATCACAATATTCAATGGACACaacaagaaaagaagatatGTAGTTTCCTTGTTTCAAAATACCCTTAACTTATActataattttcaattttgtgagGGTAATTTCGGGTAAAAATATGTTTacataatataacaaaatttgaagTTTAGACCTGTGAATTGATTTTCTCTTACTTGAATAGGGGTGATCATCGATCGGTCAGAGTCGATGTTCTGACAAAAACGTCATCGAATCAACCATACTCGatttagtaaatgttcaaaaCGACTTCGACATCGATGAATAAGAATTGGTCCATCGATCGGTTTAATACTTAACAatacttttttgaaaatttcaattTGTAACTTTTTTTCCAATTGACCGACTTCGATTTGATCTGTTGGTTCGATTTTTCAGTCTATCATGTTCAACCCTAGTTTAAAAGATCattaatttcataaaataaactaaacaaatataacaaaacattcGCGATATTTCGATTTGTATCGAAATACATATCTATCATACATCTCGATTTATCATAAATAGATCgtaataattaaaaatagatatttttagaaattttattatttaaaataatagtatggaaataaatagaaatggataattAATTGGTTAGCCGTAATTTAAACAATGggagagaaaaagtaaaattagaTAGAAATAGGGGAGCCGACACGTAAGTTTGAAAAGTTGAAGGGGGTGAATAAGAGACGACACGTCGTTATAGTCAAAAACGTATGAAAAGAATTTGAGTGCGGCGGattggaaagggtcaaagggAAGGAATATAAGAAAAAGATTTGAAGGCGGCCACCGTCTCACCACCCAACTTTTGAATTTCCTCTTCCTTTCTTTGTTCCTTCCCACCCCACCTCCCAACAACAATTTCAAATTACGTCCAACGTTAAAAGTATCATTTtagttcttataatttaattttctttttccaattttacttttatatattctcaataaatattttgatcTAATCTCTTTTATATctaaattatacaaaaatttgtatctgtattttattttaatacacTTATAAAAATTCATGATATATGTGTGAACGTTTAAGGTTTAAAACTTTGAGTCAATACACTTTTATaaagtttagggtttaaaaTTGATATAATCTCCAAAATTGATATTTACATCGATAATATTGaggtaagaaaataaaaataaaatgtgtGAATATGTTTTCATACATTTTAGTAAAAATGTTAATAAATAgtgaaaaatgtttttaaaattcaacGTGGAAACGAaggattaaatttaaaaattattaaatatacaTTAACGAAAATTGGACAATTTAGAGTTTATATACTAAAATTGAACCGACTTCGAAGTATTTAAACCTAAATGATATTCATACgtaaattaaattacaaatattCGATTTAAAATTGTCTTCCAACACGATAGGTGTGAACCTAAAAGATATTGATATTCACATATCGTAAATCTCATATTAAAAATGCGGAAAGATTacattattgttgttattttacaaaaatatcacttgatatcaatttttttattttccaatttgaTATTATAATAAATGGATGTTTATCTTTTAGTTTGACGGTACTATATTGAGGAGGAAGATTGGACCCTCTAGTCGAGGCTGAGTTATCTTCCCGTGATTTATAAATGTGAGACTAATTTAATTTCTTATCGTATCAATATAGTGAAAAGTGAGTTAAGTGGACAAATACTACAATAATCGCTTAATATACAACACATGAAACTACAACTTTTAATAAACTAGTTGAATATGCACGTACTTGTCTcgtgaataatttttttttatcgaaaaagaaaattaatttcatGTTATTGTCCTAAGATACTTGTTGCACATATAAGCGatgaacaaaataaaattagagtGACTTTGCATCCAAACAACTCGTACAACTAACTCAATCTTAATATTTATGCACGTAACTCTTCATAACCGAAGCCTCCTATCATAGGGTGGTAAGGAAAAGTATATACTTTGGGATTGAGTTAATACGATTAATACAAATTTGCTCATATAATTAAACAATACTTTCTTGCTTTCTTACCCATTGGGATGTTTTCTCTAAAAGTGTATAtataaagagaagaaacttaCTTGCTTCTAGCACGAAAGGCTAAGAGGACACACTTCATTATCTAGTGAAAGTCTTGGGTGGCAATTACAATTGATCGAGACCATCTTTAAATAGAGTACggaaattttattccaaaacaaaattgaaaagttGAACTTTTATATATAGTTATAGCATGCGGAGGGATGTGTCTCCATGAAGTAATGTTGAGACGATTTCAAAAGGTGAGAGAATTCAAATGATGTGAAAATTCAAAAGGTACGACATCTTTTTTGTTATATCATACGTACATTTAAGTGGAAAAGATCGTAAGAGTAAAATGAAAATTCTCAAAACACTTAAATGGCATAAAGAGAAGGTAAAGGTAAAAATTCTCTCTTTGTCGTCCATTTcaataataacaaaaacaaagatTAATACCCTAATTACGAAAGTTTAAATAATGTATACTATTATTAGTTTAGATTTAAACAATACAATCTTGAAAATCTATTATTGATACAAATCTATCGACATTATTGAGAAATCTAGAAAATGAAAACTACAGttgcaaaaagaaaaaccctaataATTTGCAAAAGCAAATTTTGTTTGTGAATTGAGTTGATATTGAAAAGATGCCCACAAAAGCCATTGGTGAGCTCTGGGATATACTtattttttttgacaaaaacTATGGGAATCACTTCATTTCACACCCAACAAAATGGCCTCTTTTTCAGTGCATTTCActtgaaattaaaaaatcaatatactatcatatatatatatatatataaaggcaGACCCTCAAACCCTTTCCACCTGTCATTTttggaaaaataataaaaataaaaatagaagtgCAAAATCCCACATAGCCCCACAAATTGAAGTTGACATTATTATatgctttctttctttccttatgCATACTTTTATAGAGAAAATTATTGGATTGTAATCATTAAATACATTTCACATCATctatataaaaattatattctCCGACTGTATAGGTTTGAGAGTTCAATTTATATAACAACGGTAAATTTAAAACTTCAGTTTTAACATTTGTATAAGTTTAAAGATCAAATTTTTACAATACAATTACTATTGTACTTCTTTGCAGtgtatttcatttctttttattatttagatgatttgaaatttgaataacTTTATTACATTGAAATTTCTTACTTACTTGAAAGATTAATCGGCCAAAGTATGTAACCACTAATTTTATATTTCGTATTTTGCTGTCCTAGTCACTCGAGAGTTATTAAAACCGAATTTTAGAACGAATGATCATAATTTTTCTCCATGATTTTTACTTCTAaccattttaattttgaatctgttttttttttctttacatcaaaaagttaaaattaaatatatttatgcATTGTTGTCCCCTTTGAGATTCTTTGACACGTCAGCAAATCTTTCCAATCTACTTTAGgataaaaaatacatatataaaatttaatataaaaaggttccatcttttttttttttcattcccatcATATCTTTTTAATTTATACTATATTCAAAAGACAGatattaaattcaaaattaattttctcTTGGTTGGTATTGATACACaaatcaaactttttttttttgttttttttttgctctCCCCCCTAAGCTTTGAATAATCTCATCAACTTCTCTTTTGGGGCACATTGCCAACAATTTGTTGCCAAATTTTGTATCAATTTTACTCTTTTTCAGGAACAATATTCAAATTCCTTTGACtttaaaagaggaaaaaaaagtttataaacacaatattttgattatattTTTGTACATTACTTTTTATTTGGGGACAATATTTAGGCAAAATTACCATTTGGGGTCCTACCCAAATCATTATTTTGCCCCAAAAATAAACACCAATTAGTCTAAAAGTTAGAGAAATTGGATTTTTGGAGAGTTGAAATTTGACCAAAATGGCACTTTTTCCcccttttcttttgttctttggtgggttttataggcccaaaaagagagaaaaaaaaaagacctaaGTCATAGGATTCAATGAagattgaaaataataatttaaggaATGTAATATACAATAAATAAACCAAAGAAAATGTCATTCAAAACTTTGGGGAAAGAAGTTGTTTGAATTGGAATTTGTGGAGCccaaatgaaaaaagaaaaaaaaaaaaaacatatgagAATTTTTCAAATGGGTTTTATTAAAGCTATTTTTGGATTTAGCCATTTTTGTGAATTTTCAAAAGTAGAaaatttcctctcttttttttttctttcaaaatcatATATTTATAGCATACATGATGATATAACATgaaaaattaaaggaaaaaaaagtatagattagaaaataaattaagtCAATGATTTGATGTGAAAATATAAATAGTACTTGTAAAGAACGTTGAAACTTGAAACATTAACACAAAATTCAAACTTGAGTCAATAAGTCAAAGAGAAAACTCATCCAATTTTCaaacaataaaagaaaattcataCTTTTTAATCATTCATCATCCCCTCTTTCACCTTAGAAGAAAAAAGTTTCCTACTTTTCAAACTTAATTAAATGTTTtgatagttaaaaaaaaaaaaaaaaaccaccgAAACCAATTGATAATTGACATAGTTTTTATCTAAAAGTTCGAAGGTTCGAATCTCCAATCCCAATAGTTATATTCAATTAAGTGAAAATGTCCAATCTTCattatttgtaaaaatgaacGTAGCTTTATGATATAAAACTAAAGTTTAGGATAAGAATTGGGGAGGGGTGGATTTTAGGGATATAATCATTGGGCCGACATTGGTGGGCTTTGTGGGTTGTACTTTTGTCAGTTGTTTTATTGTCAGAAAATTTGTCTGTtccacttttatttatttaaaaatttagttggttgaatatttaaaaatggcaAATACTAAAACCAAACCACATTCCTTTGTCCCTTCCTTACTTAATTCAGAAGTTATGCTCCACATTTTTTAGTTCTTGTCTTTTCTCTATACACAATTCAATCCAAACATAGTTGCAATCTAGTGCCTAAATTTTATTACAAACATGTTTAGTTTTTCTACATTCAAAAgtggttgtttttgtttttaatttaaatggattttttcttttatagcTACGAAAGAATAAATCTAAAATGAGACATGTTTAAAAACTTGAAAATGTCGTACACTGAGATGAAAGAGAATCGAGCCTACATCAACCACGTACGTGTTGAGGTTGAGAAGCTTAATCTATCTTGCGAGGCATGTTTAGTTTTGAAaacttttcttaataattttaAAGTTAATCGTAGAGGATTAATTATTCAAgtgattttattaaatagttataaaAGTATTAtcgtattatttatatattttttttattaatttaaaatccTTTCATGGTTATTTATGCAAATTTAGATTTCATTTGAAATATTTCCCCCCAAAGAAAGTTCATAAAATTTGCTTGGGAACTGAAATTGTAAGCATGTTTGAATTTGGTCCTTTAAGCCCAATCAACGTTTGGGCTTTCAAGTTCCATCAGGCCcaatgttttcttttaattactattctttttttaaatttaaaataaaaatatttactaaatatatttaaaatatttgtatcGACATTTTAAATCTGTTGATAAGGTTAGATCCAAAACTTAATATTTTTACGTATCAATAGTTTTGACgtatttttacaaaaagaatcGACATTtctattatattataaaaagttTAGGGAGAATATAATTGATGTATATTTTGTCAACTAAATATTCTGTGTTCTCAAATTAAGCTTTAACTCtaatagtaattttttttatacaaattAGATgtctaatatattttttttacagaGACAAGAGGTTGGATCTACCCgcttgtatatatataatttgtgtattggagttagaatacgaattaaaaaaacaataatttattgaCACGAAATGCTTGTAGAAAAAATATTGAATATGACCATCAAATAAAAATATGacaatttggtaaattaaatatacgagtAATTGTGTATTGtatttatgaatttaaaaataataataaaaaataattttcaaacacATCTTACCAAAAATTACTAATTCGTTAATAAATTTGAAtgtaaattacaaaaattaattgaaaatatgTGGATAGTTGCAATTacgttctaacaattttaaaacaaaaaattagactctcatcatttatttatttatttatgtatagATTAATAGTTGAAATGAATCCTAAATAAAACTCTGATTCATaaaattattatcattattttctgGCTGTGgattaatttagaaaaaagaaaaaggaaaatggtgATTCACTCGAACACCTCAGAACATTGAAGCTCACAATGATGGCTTCTCTACTgtcttcttgttcttcttctttttcttcttcacgGAGTTCCCTCTTCTTCACTACAAACCCTAAATTCCCACTCTTCTCCTCTATCCCCACTATTTCCCATCCATCATTTATCTCCTTCAATCTCTCTCACAAAGAATCTGGAGCTCTCAGATTCCCTTCCCTTCGCCTGACCTCCTCTCTCTCCGATGACCCATCTACCACCGACGAAGACGATACCACTTCTCTCCCGAAGATCACCGACGAGTGGGGAGAAGAAACCGAACCGGAACCTGAATCTACGTTGACGAGATTATCGGACTTCGATCCGCCGAAGGAAGATGACGAGTGGGGTGGCGATGAAGGAAATGGTAAACCTTCTGTGGTTGAGGAAAAGAGTGAGGAGTATGCGGATGATCGTGATAAGCTTTTGGAGCTTAAGAGATGTTTGGTTGATACGGTTTACGGGACTGAGTTTGGATTTAGGGCTGGGTTGGAGGAAAGAGCTGAGATTTTGGAGATTGTGAACCAATTGGAGGCGGCGAATCCAACTCCGGCGCCGGTAGAGGCCTCTGGACTTCTAGATGGTAACTGGATTCTACTGTAAGTTCGTTACGGAATTTTAAACTCGTTCTTCATCTATAATCTGATTTCTTGATTTGCGCTTAGTGTATGCATATTCGAAGAGGAATTCTGTATGTTCTTAGCTTCAGATGCGAATATTGAGATTTAAGATTGAGGGGGAGAGAGAGAGTGCTCGTTTCCTGATTAATGGAGTTCATTGAAATTTGAACGACATTGTTGAATGTTGCTTCTGAACCCCATGTTTGATTTGTGATGGACTAGGTATACTGCATTCTCAGAGCTGCTGCCACTTCTAGCATTAGGAGCATTGCCGTTGGTGAAAGTGGAGAAGATTACTCAAGAAATTGACTCAAAGACGTTTACCATTGTGAACTCCACCACTTTGTCCAGCCCATTTACTACATTTTCTTTCAGTGCATCTGCTGCTTTTGAAGTTCGAAGTCCTTCAAGGATACAGGTGCTTTTATTTTTCACAAaattttgtctttctttttcataattatGTATGTTCTTTTGGTGTCCCTGTTTTTTGTTTGCATGTTTGACAACTTTAATTTCTGTTCTTATTTGCATAGGCATATTTCTTACCTTATGTTTCTTCCATTTTTGAAATGAAAAGAAACTAAAAGGTGTTTCCTCTTTTTGGTCAATTGGTGGTTCAACAAAATCCCATAATATGTGTCCCCTAAATGAATAATATTACAAATTCACTAAAACATGAAACAAGAACCATATTTTATTATGTTCAAAACTCACAGACATTTTTTAGAGTATACGAGCTAGATTACTCGTATCTGTACTAATCTCACGTGACAACATTttgaccctacaacatttggaGCTAAGGCAACTTGTAGGACGTTAAATTCTAGGTAGGTGACTACCATGAATTGAACCTGTCTACTCTATTAAACCCATGACTGGTATGGACCACTAGGAGAATCCAAGATGGTTATTTCATAGCGTTATTctataaaaggaatgaggaatggaAAATCCTTCTTTATTCTCTAAGTAACATCTAACCAAAAGTCGTATGTTTGAATCGTAAGCTCAGTAAGGAAAACCCTTGATGTCTCTAGACTCTAGGATTTAGGGTGGGTGTGgatttataaaaataacaataattaaaattcgTGTTGCACATTCTTTTTTGCCAGGTTCAAACATTTTAGAACTTTATACAATAAATATACACGTGCCAAGTCTTACATGGAACTTGAACGTTGAATTTTGATTTCGTGTAAATTCTTGGGTTGACTATGATCTAGTTTTCCTTGAATTTATGTTCAGGTTCAATTCAAAGAAGGTATTCTGCAACCTCCTGAGATAAAGTCAAGGCTAGATCTTCCAgaaaatattgatatatttgGACAAAAAGTTAATTTATCCCCCGTGCAACAAACTCTTAATCCGGTACAGCAAACAGTAGCAAGTCTATTCCAGGTCATTTCGGGTCAGCCTCCACTCAAGATACCAATTCCAGGTGATCGTAACAGGTCCTGGCTACTTATTACATACCTCGATGAAGATCTTCGAATATCGAGGGGTGATGGTGGTCTTTTTGTTCTTGTTAAAGAAGGGAGCGCTCTACTAGATCAGTGAAAATCAGGTACTTTCTGTCGTCGAATCTGGCATGTAATTgcttatattttttaaatatcaagTCATGAAATGCCACTTTCTATTTTCTAGATGAGTATGATACAGAAAATATATTGATCATGCATCTACCTAATTAGTCTCGTATCTTGCTAGTTTCTAATTTGTGAAGGGGAATAAAAAGGAGAGGGATAAATTGAAAATACTGAATAAATGTGTGAGTGTGATCAATGCCTGCATTTGTCTATCTGAGTCTTTACTAGAAATGCTTATGGCTGTAGTAGATAGAAAACCAACTCGATGTTCCGATTGCTCGAAAGAAACGGGATTACACAGCTCAGTTCGACACTCGGGAGGTTCGACTCTTCTAAAATGCTAAACAATTTTTCTACTTGGCTGCTGCTTGCCTTCTTCCACTATTACTTAAAATTATATGATTCTACCCTGTTACCATCTGTACCAAATTAGGTTAACCATCATGAGTTGATCTTAATGGTCTAATTGAGGGTCAAAAGTATAACAGTTTAGAGAGAATAAGTTCGAGTTATGATGACCACTTACTTAAGCTTATCTTTTACTATTTCTTTTACAACTAAGTGTAGTTAGGACAAACAGTTTGTCTTGTAAGAATAAACAAGATGTGTGCAACTTAGTCATGATACTAAGAAATACCGATTGTTAATAAGGGAAAATATCCATTTATACTTCCAAACTTTGGTAAttgtattaattaaaaaattttaaattaagaaatgtATTGATTTAAATCGTAAATTTTTATTAGTGAATCAATTCAGTGATTTGAATTACATTCACTAATTTTTCATTGATCTATACCAATTtgatcttcaattttttttctaatatatacCTTTAAAATCTATTAAGTGGGTAGGAGTTACGCACTAACAGTTTTATAACAAAACGTCTAATGAAGTATATATGAAAGGAaaagtttagggttttaatTAATCTAACCATAAAGTTCAAGACTATGCAATGTAATGTAAGTGTTCGACTAGAAAATGTGATGTCAAgggattttttttcttgaaaatcaATTTGAAGCGTTAGTGTCTATATTTTAAACTAATTGAAACGAATTGTCATTTTATATTACATATATTAAATTGAAGATTGAAATATAATAAACATTTTGAACaagtaaatataataaactaaagGGCTTGAAAACAATTTCAACAGGATAACAACTTTACATTATTTAATGTTGAACGTTTCCGAGGGCTGCACCTATCAAATTTCATATCTTTAGAAAAAATATTGAATAAAATCAAATTGACCAACTCACAAATTCATATACTATCATGAAATAATAAcattaaactttaaatttttaatttataatccGTTATTCCACTAAATTAAATCAACAATAGTTTAGTCTCTAGTAGAGATCAAAAAATCGAGATGACAGATAAAAATTGATTGACCTAAAAACCGTAGGTAAGAGATAAGGAGGGGTTAAGTTGGTGTCTATTGGAGAAAAATTCAAATTGACAATATTGTAAAAATGTTTCAAAAGCTTAAACCGATGGATAATCGGTTTGCATTCCTTCACGACAAAGTCGGTTTGAACATTTATTAGACTAGCACGTATTTAATGTATGAAATATATTATAGGTTGAAAGGGCAAAGGAAGAtgtaaggatttttttttaggAGAAAAGAGGAGGAGAGgatgagaagaaaaataatgaaTTCAAAAAGTAGTTGATAATATGATTCCTCTAACGGAAAAATAATACACGTCGACATTTAAAAAAGACGTGCGACTTTGTCACGAAATTCCCGCCTTTTCTATCGGATTTAGGAATAATTTTCCGGCAAagggaaaataaaaacaaacaaaattaaacttaaaatttgaaatttaatcaatcaattaatattatttttattaaataaagagttttatattaaattttgatataaaaaaaaaattagattaggaaaatttgactttttttttttttaaaaaaaaagaaatcggAAGTAATcggaaaattttaatttgttggaAAGCTTTCTCCGTTTTGgattttcttcttgttcttgTGGAAATTCTTTATTGATCCGATTTTTGGGTGAGTTAGAATATTCACGGGTGATTCGGTCGATCCACCGAACGAGGAGGAAGAACGACGACATTGTTGCACGTTTTGGATCATTCCGATCTCGATTTCGATCTCAAAAAGCTGTTCAGAAAATTCTCAGTTGGGTTTgattgattttttgtttttgtttttttgttttttgttttggagAATATTGATTGGAGTTTTGTAGGTATTGATGTTATTGTTGTTTGTGGAGTGGATTGGGTGAATCCGAAGGGGGGGAAGTCTTGAGAAAACCTAAGGATTCGATTTTTTGATTCtactgaagaagaagaagaagaagaagaagtggagGTAAATTGGTAATGGAATGTGGATTTTGCTTATTTGGGTTTTGGTAGAGATTTGGAATTGGAGATAGATTGTTGTTTTAGGTTTTAAAGTAATTTTGAAGCAATTAGAGCTCTGTTTATTAACATGAGCGACAAACAACCGATTAAGTTAGACGACGAACAAATTGCGGAGTTGAGAGAAATATTCCGGTCGTTTGATCGGAACAACGACGGGAGTTTGACTCAACTTGAACTCGGATCGCTTTTACGATCACTTGGTTTGAAGCCGAGTCCGGATCAGCTTGAAAATTTGATAATGAAGGCAGATACGAATAGCAATGGATTAGTTGAATTTTCAGAGTTCGTAGCTCTGGTTGAGCCGGAGCTGGTATCGGCGAAATGCCCTTACACGGAGGAGCAATTAAAGCAGTTGTTTAGAATGTTTGATCGAGATGGGAATGGGTTTATCACTGCGGCCGAGTTGGCTCACTCGATGGCCAAACTCGGCCATGCTCTCACGGCGGAGGAACTCACCGGAATGATCAGGGAAGCCGATACCGATGGCGATGGCAGAATCAATTTTCAAGAGTTCTCTCAGGCAATTACTTCTGCTGCATTTGATAATTCCTGGGCATGATGATTTTTCTGgtaactctctctctctctctctctatctcctTCTCACATTGGACAATTTTCTGCAGTTTTCTTTCAATTGAGAATGTTAGGCATTTGGTTCACATGTTGGTTTTGTTTACAATATTAAGATTGTGAAGTCTATGCATATGTTTGTTTTCTGTGTACTATATCTGTATACTTTTGTTAATGTTAGCGAGTTGAGTTATACATAACTTAGATTATACCAAACTAGATTCTTAAAGCCATATGATATCTATAGTTATTAATCATGCACTTTTACATATTAAATGTATTCAACATAAACTTGATAATCAAAATAGAAAATGTAGGGAATATAAACTCAGAGATTCAAACTTCAGGCTAAAAGTCACTCTCTATTGAAACCCTTTCTCATCTATGAAGTGTTCAAAGACTATGAGTTGACTTCTAACAAAGTTGATATGTTGGAATGAGAAACTCTAATGTGCTAGGTTGTTTAGTCTAAAGTTAATAAAACATTGAAGGGatggagagagaaagagaggaagATGTAATATCTCAACAAAACATAGTTGAAGTTGGTGAAGTTGAGTTATTTAACGCTGACTTATGAAGTTGGTGGACCAAACACCCCTAATAATGTCTTGGACTTAAtagtattttctttttaccatggtaaaaagtttttgttttatCCTTGTATGATTTTTATGAATTCTTgatggtattttttttctatactATAAAAAGTTGGGAGATATTGAGAAAAGGCAAATACAAGGTCTATTCT
Encoded proteins:
- the LOC103490756 gene encoding plastoglobulin-1, chloroplastic, with translation MMASLLSSCSSSFSSSRSSLFFTTNPKFPLFSSIPTISHPSFISFNLSHKESGALRFPSLRLTSSLSDDPSTTDEDDTTSLPKITDEWGEETEPEPESTLTRLSDFDPPKEDDEWGGDEGNGKPSVVEEKSEEYADDRDKLLELKRCLVDTVYGTEFGFRAGLEERAEILEIVNQLEAANPTPAPVEASGLLDGNWILLYTAFSELLPLLALGALPLVKVEKITQEIDSKTFTIVNSTTLSSPFTTFSFSASAAFEVRSPSRIQVQFKEGILQPPEIKSRLDLPENIDIFGQKVNLSPVQQTLNPVQQTVASLFQVISGQPPLKIPIPGDRNRSWLLITYLDEDLRISRGDGGLFVLVKEGSALLDQ
- the LOC103490757 gene encoding probable calcium-binding protein CML18, which gives rise to MSDKQPIKLDDEQIAELREIFRSFDRNNDGSLTQLELGSLLRSLGLKPSPDQLENLIMKADTNSNGLVEFSEFVALVEPELVSAKCPYTEEQLKQLFRMFDRDGNGFITAAELAHSMAKLGHALTAEELTGMIREADTDGDGRINFQEFSQAITSAAFDNSWA